One Misgurnus anguillicaudatus chromosome 19, ASM2758022v2, whole genome shotgun sequence genomic region harbors:
- the LOC141351261 gene encoding E3 SUMO-protein ligase ZBED1-like: MASPSTNLVVKKGTNSPIWQYFGFRPNERGQPRDTSEVVCRICGQVIRAKDAQTTNLHDHLRVHHPAEYSSLPVSSSRTTELRRNQPTLSEAFAKVTKYKRDSERWKQCTDAVTRYLAKEMVSFNTVEKSAFKAMLQIFDKQYELPGRRFFSKTAVPKLYNDIRANILAELDDVEYLALTTDMWSSCNMMPYMSVTAHYVSKEWTLKSKCLQTSFMPESHTADNLEEALQESVHEWKIEEKKISCITTDNGANVVAAIRQLKWPWLSCFGHNLNIAINNSLKKQQASTDRAFGVCRAVNTAFSHSWWRRRELSKAQEELKLPHHSLITDCATRWGSKQRMVERILEQVQAIKRVFAQDKSRRPLPQLTWQDISVLEAVNSGLKPVAEFTDILSGENYVTVSSLLPMLAHLESVLESSEQDAKLTADLKRVILEQMEGKYSNDATLSMMRKAALLDPRYRGDHMKPPELSATKTELVAEMALVFLARNLDI, translated from the exons ATGGCGTCGCCGTCGACAAACTTGGTCGttaaaaaaggtacaaattCACCTATCTGGCAGTACTTTGGCTTTAGACCTAATGAAAGAGGACAGCCACGAGACACGTCTGAAGTGGTGTGCAGGATTTGCGGTCAAGTTATCCGCGCAAAAGATGCGCAGACGACAAATTTACATGACCATTTGCGTGTGCACCATCCCGCAGAATACAGTTCATTGCCAGTGTCATCATCACGCACAACTGAACTTCGCAGGAACCAACCAACCCTATCTGAGGCTTTCGCTAAAGTTACTAAGTACAAGCGTGACAGCGAAAGATGGAAGCAGTGTACTGATGCTGTGACCCGCTACCTAGCAAAAGAAATGGTTTCTTTTAATACGGTAGAGAAGAGCGCGTTTAAGGCCATGCTGCAAATATTTGACAAGCAGTATGAGCTGCCAGGTCGGAGATTCTTCTCGAAGACCGCAGTCCCAAAGTTGTACAACGACATCAGAGCAAATATTTTAGCAGAGCTGGATGATGTGGAATATTTGGCACTGACAACTGACATGTGGTCCAGCTGCAACATGATGCCTTACATGTCAGTGACCGCACATTATGTCAGCAAAGAGTGGACACTAAAATCGAAATGCCTACAAACAAGCTTCATGCCAGAAAGCCATACAGCCGACAACCTGGAAGAGGCATTGCAGGAAAGTGTACACGAATGGAAAATAGAAGAAAAGAAAATTTCCTGCATAACTACTGATAATGGGGCAAACGTTGTTGCTGCCATCAGACAGTTAAAATGGCCTTGGTTAAGTTGCTTTGGCCACAATCTGAACATTGCTATAAACAACTCACTCAAGAAGCAGCAAGCCAGCACTGATCGGGCTTTCGGGGTTTGCCGGGCAGTCAACACTGCTTTTTCCCACAGCTGGTGGAGGAGACGAGAGCTAAGCAAAGCACAAGAGGAGCTAAAACTCCCTCATCACTCCTTGATCACG GACTGTGCAACACGATGGGGCTCCAAACAGCGAATGGTGGAGAGAATTCTGGAGCAGGTTCAAGCCATCAAACGAGTGTTTGCTCAGGATAAAAGCCGCCGCCCGCTCCCGCAACTTACATGGCAGGACATAAGTGTTCTGGAAGCAGTTAATAGTGGATTGAAGCCAGTGGCAGAGTTTACAGATATTCTTTCTGGAGAAAACTATGTCACGGTTTCCTCACTTTTGCCGATGTTGGCACACCTGGAAAGTGTGCTGGAGAGCTCGGAGCAAGATGCGAAACTTACAGCCGACCTGAAGCGTGTCATCTTGGAGCAGATGGAAGGCAAATATAGCAATGATGCCACCCTGAGTATGATGCGCAAAGCTGCCTTGCTTGACCCCAGATACAGAGGGGATCACATGAAACCACCTGAGCTAAGTGCCACAAAAACTGAACTGGTTGCAGAAATGGCATTAGTATTTCTGGCCAGAAACCTTGATATttaa
- the LOC141350918 gene encoding adenine nucleotide translocase lysine N-methyltransferase-like, producing the protein MEDDIQEEILSQFKEKRLGGWQILQIAAGTGLAAYAVWAGILMPGFRRVPLKLQVPYMPASRSQVCNVMTLLKGRSGAIADLGSGDGRIVLEACRQGFSPAVGYELNPWLARLACFHAWKAGFHRSVSYRREDLWKVDLSTFKNITVFLAPSVLSLLQKKLLAELPEDALIVAGRFPFPDWTACRIEGEGADRAWAYHIQELRQHYQPKSEIVPDQTN; encoded by the exons ATGGAAGATGACATACAAGAGGAAATTCTTTCACAGTTCAAAGAAAAGCGACTTGGCGGCTGGCAAATCTTACAGATTGCGGCGGGTACAGGTTTGGCCGCATATGCCGTCTGGGCAGGAATTTTAATGCCAGGCTTTCGCAGAGTGCCATTAAAATTACAA GTACCCTATATGCCAGCTAGCAGATCTCAAGTATGTAACGTTATGACTTTGCTGAAAGGCAGATCTGGAGCCATAGCTGACCTGGGTTCAGGTGATGGCAGAATT GTATTAGAAGCGTGCCGTCAGGGCTTCTCTCCAGCAGTCGGCTATGAACTCAACCCCTGGCTTGCTCGACTTGCATGTTTTCATGCATGGAAAGCTGGATTTCATAGAAGTGTTTCATATCGACGAGAAGACCTGTGGAAG GTTGATCTTTCAACTTTTAAGAATATTACAGTATTTTTGGCCCCTAGTGTGCTAAGT CTTTTGCAAAAGAAGTTGCTGGCTGAACTTCCTGAAGATGCCTTGATTGTAGCCGGACGTTTCCCGTTCCCTGATTGGACGGCGTGTAGGATAGAGGGTGAGGGTGCAGACAGAGCGTGGGCCTATCACATACAAGAATTGAGACAACACTACCAACCAAAGAGCGAAATAGTGCCTGACCAAACCAACTAA
- the LOC129421746 gene encoding uncharacterized protein isoform X1, which yields MICSTVTTRRRFSPNLLIVVSLRKMMMMKNFLNLLSFICLCTAQQKSTQDTSEWGQRDKSSGKSCSNLTQVLDNWKYAIIYQVKDMLVNDHVSVLPEYVRIQGLSDAVGDLYKQFDTLKENLGKLTNKFDSMESFVDELQSGRFARPKLMMPPRLPVGKKPLHPPMRNPVKVTDRTLWAQRLRARRGPGT from the exons ATGATCTGTAGTACTGTGACTACTAGACGTAGATTTTCACCCAACTTGCTGATTGTTGTTTCACtgaggaagatgatgatgatgaagaactTTCTAAACCTGCTGTCCTTCATCTGTCTGTGCACCGCTCAACAGAAATCGACCCAGGACACATCGGAGTGGGGCCAAAGAG ACAAATCCAGTGGCAAGAGTTGTTCAAACCTGACCCAGGTACTAGACAACTGGAAATATGCCATCATCTATCAGGTGAAGGATATGCTGGTGAACGATCATGTGTCTGTCTTACCTGAATATGTCAG GATCCAGGGCCTATCTGATGCCGTGGGTGATCTTTATAAGCAGTTTGACACCCTTAAGGAGAACCTGGGGAAGTTAACCAATAAGTTTGACAGCATGGAAAGCTTTGTGGATGAACTTCAGTCAGGAAGATTCGCCAGGCCGAAACTCATGATGCCCCCGAGACTGCCTGTCGGCAAAAAGCCACTTCACCCACCCATGAGAAACCCAGTTAAAGTCACAGACCGAACATTATGGGCACAAAGACTGAGAGCCAGGCGAGGTCCTGGTACTTAA
- the LOC129421746 gene encoding uncharacterized protein isoform X2 has product MMMMKNFLNLLSFICLCTAQQKSTQDTSEWGQRDKSSGKSCSNLTQVLDNWKYAIIYQVKDMLVNDHVSVLPEYVRIQGLSDAVGDLYKQFDTLKENLGKLTNKFDSMESFVDELQSGRFARPKLMMPPRLPVGKKPLHPPMRNPVKVTDRTLWAQRLRARRGPGT; this is encoded by the exons atgatgatgatgaagaactTTCTAAACCTGCTGTCCTTCATCTGTCTGTGCACCGCTCAACAGAAATCGACCCAGGACACATCGGAGTGGGGCCAAAGAG ACAAATCCAGTGGCAAGAGTTGTTCAAACCTGACCCAGGTACTAGACAACTGGAAATATGCCATCATCTATCAGGTGAAGGATATGCTGGTGAACGATCATGTGTCTGTCTTACCTGAATATGTCAG GATCCAGGGCCTATCTGATGCCGTGGGTGATCTTTATAAGCAGTTTGACACCCTTAAGGAGAACCTGGGGAAGTTAACCAATAAGTTTGACAGCATGGAAAGCTTTGTGGATGAACTTCAGTCAGGAAGATTCGCCAGGCCGAAACTCATGATGCCCCCGAGACTGCCTGTCGGCAAAAAGCCACTTCACCCACCCATGAGAAACCCAGTTAAAGTCACAGACCGAACATTATGGGCACAAAGACTGAGAGCCAGGCGAGGTCCTGGTACTTAA